Proteins found in one Arachis stenosperma cultivar V10309 chromosome 8, arast.V10309.gnm1.PFL2, whole genome shotgun sequence genomic segment:
- the LOC130946583 gene encoding putative nuclear RNA export factor SDE5, with the protein MPPYSDAEERDLSVLLESFGSLFSLEDIASAYCEAKRNVNMAAEILCASSNSDELKGTISEPAKVSSASEFPNSIHGERNSGAVKSKPHRVSLGTVSGVVGKEYIHPKKMPTQGVKSKPSKIDAKELPESEIWSERDSLKIEAAKGSMRDDVVNFLFQMLGDGFELDKDKIHDVLGLCGYDVKKTMEELLDMSASTLEKGDDDHSLAGENLKDQHPDVSSESSEKECNSIDKVGLQKEILGSLFSFPQRSEEQPKHRLPVRSTPYRYGRRVVRIPEDTPKVQQSTTVVPQVVKEESDEDENSYNVLRRAVRENWATMKEYYSAAVDAFAKGDYARADRLMEQGHFYNRMAREADEKSAQKLLQSSESNDDAIPLDLSEHEPKEALRLVKFHLTTLSGIHSIKYLKVIVGTGDEDKKGTRKKLIIKQLSKNSIQWTEEDNGRILRLKVDEIDRKTLNFAQKN; encoded by the exons ATGCCTCCCTACTCTGATGCTGAAGAAAGGGACCTCAGTGTTCTGCTTGAATCTTTtggttctttattttctctggAGGATATAGCAAGTGCATATTGTGAGGCGAAACGCAATGTTAATATGGCTGCTGAGATCCTCTGTGCCTCCTCTAATAGTGATGAGCTCAAGGGTACAATTTCTGAACCTGCTAAAGTGTCTTCTGCAAGTGAATTTCCAAATTCCATTCATGGGGAAAGGAACTCAGGTGCAGTGAAATCAAAGCCTCATCGTGTATCACTTGGCACTGTCTCTGGTGTTGTTGGAAAGGAGTACATTCACCCGAAGAAAATGCCGACTCAAGGCGTGAAGAGCAAACCTTCGAAGATAGATGCAAAGGAGCTGCCAGAATCAGAGATATGGAGTGAAAGGGATTCACTGAAAATTGAAGCAGCAAAGGGCAGCATGAGGGATGATGTTGTAAACTTCCTCTTTCAGATGCTTGGAGATGGCTTTGAGCTTGACAAGGATAAGATACATGATGTTCTTG GCCTCTGTGGATATGATGTGAAGAAG ACAATGGAGGAGCTGCTTGACATGTCAGCTTCTACATTGGAGAAAGGTGATGACGATCACAGTCTGGCTGGTGAAAAT TTAAAAGATCAGCATCCAGATGTAAGCTCTGAATCCAG CGAGAAAGAATGCAATTCAATTGATAAAGTAGGGCTTCAGAAAGAAATCTTAGGatcattattttcttttccacaaAGGTCTGAAGAACAGCCAAAGCATAGGCTTCCAGTGAGATCAACCCCATATCGTTATGGTAGACGAGTTGTAAGAATTCCAGAAGATACCCCAAAAGTTCAGCAAAGTACTACTGTAGTGCCACAAGTTGTAAAGGAAG AGAGCGACGAAGATGAGAATAGCTATAATGTGCTGCGTAGAGCAGTGAGGGAAAATTGGGCTACCATGAAAGAATACTACAGTGCT GCTGTTGATGCATTTGCTAAGGGTGATTATGCACGGGCAGACAGACTCATGGAACAG GGACACTTTTATAACAGAATGGCTCGAGAAGCAGATGAAAAATCTGCACAAAAGCTTCTTCAGTCTAG TGAATCCAATGATGATGCTATACCTCTTGACTTGAGCGAACATGAACCAAAGGAAGCCCTTCGTCTTGTCAAGTTTCATTTGACTACTCTCTCTGGCATTCATT CAATCAAGTACCTTAAAGTCATAGTTGGGACAGGAGATGAAGATAAgaaaggaacaaggaaaaaacTG ATTATTAAGCAGCTGAGCAAGAATTCCATTCAATGGACCGAGGAAGACAACGGTAGGATCCTACGCCTCAAAGTGGACGAGATTGATCGTAAGACCTTGAATTTTGCCCAAAAGAATTGA
- the LOC130945018 gene encoding choline transporter protein 1, with amino-acid sequence MRGPLGAVIGRYSSSDGTTPVGGIIRHNRKCSDIAVLVILIAFWISMIVNSSFGFNQGNPLRLTYGLDYKGNVCGDKHAGLHEVELLYWLNPNQVYQSGLKDSKLKLVDARSICLLDCPVPSEDSLNWVCDYPEGDIRLSMDDWIDSNYNYYEYLTPEMRNSSLQLQGPCYPVIFPSVNVYWTCQFIARASNVSLNHWQQMGGVSINEDIVIDKSIHKYINARSAVLKRYMADIGKSWPVLIVCGGIIPLFLSVIWLLMIRYFVTAMPWVTVVFFNLLMVSVTMFYYLKVGWIGNNAISPIIGEHDPYIHVSGRELTHLRIGTIMMTFITIVAILTSIAIVRRILMGTSVLKVAAKVIGEVRALITFPVIPYCILAVFYMFWISAALHLFSSGQVVQNNCNSNCCAYDLLEKKVNCDRCCGYSIRYTPHIGIAILFHLFGCYWATQFFIACSSTVIAGSVASYYWARGENSQEIPLLSVISSMKRLMRYNLGSVALGSLTVSFVESIRLLLESMRRKLKVSSYEPDNWIGKAAYRSSQFFLRCIGWIIKSVNRNAYIIIAITGESFFRSSAIATELIMSNILRIGRVNVIGDVILFLGKLCVSLSSAVFAFLMLDTHKYRAAHNKITSPLLPVLVCWVLGYIVATLFFGVVEMSIDTIILSYCQDSEENGTAQYAPPLLMETLNNDQNETQRLTQGSQ; translated from the exons ATGAGGGGTCCTTTGGGTGCAGTCATAGGAAGATACTCATCAAGTGATGGAACCACCCCAGTTGGTGGGATCATAAGGCACAACAGAAAATGCAGCGACATTGCTGTTCTTGTTATCTTAATAGCATTCTGGATTTCCATGATTGTAAACTCTAGCTTTGGTTTCAACCAAGGGAACCCTTTGAG GCTTACTTATGGGCTGGATTATAAAGGAAATGTGTGTGGGGACAAGCATGCAGGGCTTCACGAAGTTGAGCTATTGTACTGGCTAAATCCTAATCAGGTATATCAAAGTGGATTGAAGGATAGCAAGCTAAAACTGGTCGACGCTCGCAGCATATGCTTGTTGGACTGCCCTGTACCTTCTGAAGATTCACTTAATTGGGTGTGTGATTATCCCGAAGGAGACATTCGTCTTAGTATGGATGATTGGATTGATAGCAACTATAATTATTATGAGTACCTTACACCGGAAATGAGAAACTCCTCTCTTCAACTTCAGGGCCCTTGTTATCCTGTCATATTTCCTAGTGTAAATG TTTACTGGACTTGCCAATTCATTGCTCGTGCATCAAATGTGTCATTAAACCATTGGCAGCAGATGGGTGGAGTTAGCATCAATGAAGACATTGTTATTGATAAGTCTATTCACAAGTATATCAACGCTCGGTCAGCCGTCTTAAAG AGATACATGGCTGACATAGGAAAGTCATGGCCTGTGCTGATTGTTTGTGGGGGGATTATACCTCTGTTTCTATCCGTGATTTGGCTGCTGATGATTCGGTATTTTGTCACTGCAATGCCTTGGGTGACAGTGGTTTTCTTTAATCTCCTAATGGTATCAGTCACAATGTTCTACTACCTGAAAG TTGGATGGATAGGAAATAATGCTATTTCCCCCATCATTGGCGAGCACGATCCTTACATTCATGTATCTGGGAGG GAGCTGACTCATCTACGCATTGGCACTATAATGATGACATTTATAACAATTGTTGCAATTCTGACATCAATTGCTATTGTCCGACGCATCCTTATGGGAACTTCTGTTCTTAAG GTTGCTGCAAAAGTGATAGGAGAAGTTCGAGCACTCATCACTTTTCCGGTCATACCGTATTGTATTCTTGCAGTGTTCTACATGTTCTGGATTTCTGCTGCTCTCCATTTGTTCAGCTCTGGTCAGGTTGTTCAAAACAACTGCAATTCTAATTGCTGTGCATATGATCTCCTTGAGAAAAAGGTGAACTGTGATCGTTGTTGCGGATATAGCATTCGTTACACACCACATATTGGAATCGCCATCCTTTTTCATCTATTTGGGTGTTACTGGGCCACACAATTCTTCATAGCATGCTCATCAACAGTGATTGCTGGATCTGTTGCCTCTTATTATTGGGCACGTGGTGAAAATTCT CAAGAAATCCCTCTTCTGTCAGTCATTTCCTCCATGAAGAGGCTTATGCGTTACAATCTGGGTTCTGTGGCTCTTGGCTCTCTGACTGTATCATTTGTAGAGTCGATCCGCCTTTTGCTTGAATCCATGCGTCGCAAACTAAAAGTCTCCAGTTATGAGCCTGACAACTGGATTGGCAAGGCTGCATACCGATCTTCTCAATTTTTTCTAAGGTGTATTGGATGGATCATCAAATCAGTGAATCGAAATGCATACATAATC ATTGCTATAACAGGTGAAAGTTTCTTCAGATCTTCTGCTATTGCAACagaattgattatgagtaacaTCCTGCGGATCGGGCGTGTCAATGTGATTGGAGATGTTATTTTGTTCCTTGGAAAACTATGTGTTAGTCTCTCAAGTGCTGTTTTTGCATTCCTTATGTTGGATACACACAAGTATAGAGCTGCACATAACAAGATCACATCCCCACTCTTGCCTGTTCTG GTTTGCTGGGTTCTTGGGTACATTGTCGCAACGCTTTTCTTTGGAGTTGTCGAGATGTCAATTGATACCATCATTCTCTCATACTGCCAGGATTCAGAAGAGAATGGAACAGCACAGTATGCTCCACCCCTTCTCATGGAaactctcaacaatgaccaaaATGAGACGCAAAGGCTTACACAAGGATCCCAATGA